A stretch of Christensenellaceae bacterium DNA encodes these proteins:
- a CDS encoding MBL fold metallo-hydrolase: MLIDTVITGRESGLFENCYIVHNAGESSAAVIDPGNGEQAIMTQLDKLGLDVSHILLTHGHADHMAAAGALRERYGAKIAIHTEDADMLSHPSRNLCAFLGCDVNLGEADILLDDGDVVDAGGLSFRVMHTPGHTHGGICYIADDVMFSGDTLFAGSIGRTDFPGSDWDEMSHSLALLKNLQKDYTVYPGHGEATTLEREKRTNPFMQR; encoded by the coding sequence ATGTTGATTGATACGGTAATTACGGGCCGCGAAAGCGGGCTTTTTGAAAATTGTTATATTGTGCACAACGCTGGCGAAAGCAGTGCGGCGGTGATCGATCCGGGCAACGGAGAACAGGCGATCATGACACAGCTTGATAAGCTGGGGCTCGACGTTAGCCATATTTTGCTCACGCACGGGCATGCCGACCATATGGCGGCTGCGGGCGCGCTCAGAGAGCGGTATGGAGCAAAAATAGCAATCCATACGGAAGACGCGGACATGCTCAGCCATCCGTCCAGGAATTTGTGCGCTTTCTTGGGGTGCGATGTAAATCTTGGAGAGGCCGATATTCTTTTGGATGATGGCGACGTAGTGGACGCGGGCGGGCTCTCGTTTCGCGTAATGCATACGCCGGGGCATACGCATGGCGGGATATGCTATATTGCGGATGATGTGATGTTTTCAGGCGACACGCTTTTTGCCGGTTCGATCGGACGTACAGATTTTCCGGGCAGCGACTGGGATGAGATGTCGCATTCCCTTGCTTTGCTGAAAAATTTGCAGAAAGACTATACCGTGTACCCGGGGCACGGCGAGGCCACTACCCTGGAACGGGAAAAGCGGACCAATCCGTTTATGCAAAGGTAA
- the apt gene encoding adenine phosphoribosyltransferase, whose protein sequence is MDLKEKIRNINDFPEPGVVFRDITTLIKDADAFAFVTDDFADHVKDENVDMLVVLDARGFLFGSPVAYKLKKGIVPVRKAGKLPYDAFHVEFRLEYGTDKFEMHTDAVKPGMRVAIFDDLLATGGTAKAACDLVEMAGAKVSSLNFVIELTDLGGREALKGYNVYSQVQY, encoded by the coding sequence ATGGATCTGAAAGAAAAAATAAGAAATATCAACGACTTTCCGGAACCGGGAGTTGTCTTCAGGGATATTACGACCCTGATCAAGGACGCGGACGCATTTGCCTTTGTTACGGACGACTTTGCGGATCATGTAAAGGACGAAAATGTGGATATGCTTGTGGTTCTGGACGCCAGAGGCTTCTTATTCGGGTCGCCGGTGGCCTACAAACTGAAAAAGGGCATTGTGCCGGTCAGGAAAGCGGGAAAGCTGCCGTATGACGCTTTCCATGTGGAATTCAGGTTGGAATACGGCACGGATAAATTTGAAATGCATACGGACGCAGTTAAGCCGGGTATGCGCGTTGCGATTTTCGACGATTTGCTGGCAACCGGCGGTACGGCGAAAGCGGCATGCGATTTGGTGGAAATGGCGGGAGCGAAGGTATCCTCGCTCAATTTTGTTATAGAGCTTACGGACCTTGGCGGACGCGAGGCGCTTAAGGGCTACAATGTATATTCCCAGGTACAATACTGA
- the hemZ gene encoding coproporphyrinogen III oxidase, whose product MFSLYTDTPEFYNDICEEIRLFVNEKKIALVNKDEIGAGHCLRHFFWCDETGWNGKVEYCIDGEIKQKTVMKPDFCEDGRPVDITRPTLLAKKLKKHHVKGIVYAALRAWYGEDKPWGSLTGIRPTKLMHELEKKHGMEEAKRIFRETYFVSEPKISLARTIVRRQKPYMEDIGERDLDIYIGIPFCISRCKYCSFISRDIQFNAKLKDEYMEHLLRELSLLRPVLDTYHVRAVYIGGGTPTALDDPAFAKLLRAVREHFPNPREFTVEAGRPDTITKEKLDMIKNAGAGRISINAQTTNDDTLLRIGRRHSAEEFFRAFELAKTYGFDSINTDIILGLPLETPEDTLRTLADVTRFEPENVTVHTLALKNASDFALENQDLLDSRMVTEMVEQSQHFLSEAGYLPYYLYRQKYMSGNMENVGFSKQGKESVYNIDIMEETVSVMAFGAGGISKKLYPQENLLKRAANVKDIPNYIERTCEMAERKKELF is encoded by the coding sequence ATGTTTTCACTATATACCGATACGCCGGAATTTTATAATGACATTTGCGAGGAGATACGTCTTTTCGTAAATGAAAAAAAGATCGCTCTTGTAAATAAGGACGAGATCGGTGCCGGACATTGCCTGCGGCATTTTTTTTGGTGCGATGAAACCGGATGGAACGGAAAGGTGGAGTACTGTATCGATGGCGAGATCAAGCAAAAGACGGTGATGAAACCGGATTTTTGCGAGGATGGACGGCCGGTCGATATTACGCGGCCTACGTTGCTGGCGAAAAAGCTGAAAAAGCATCATGTAAAAGGGATCGTCTATGCCGCCTTGAGGGCGTGGTACGGTGAAGACAAGCCGTGGGGCTCCCTGACGGGCATACGCCCGACAAAGCTGATGCATGAGCTTGAAAAAAAACATGGAATGGAAGAAGCAAAACGAATCTTCCGTGAAACATATTTTGTCTCTGAACCTAAAATTTCCCTTGCCCGAACGATTGTAAGGCGGCAAAAACCGTACATGGAGGATATTGGTGAACGGGATCTCGATATTTATATCGGTATTCCGTTTTGTATATCGCGCTGTAAATACTGCTCGTTCATATCACGCGACATTCAATTCAATGCAAAACTGAAAGACGAATATATGGAACACCTGCTGCGGGAGCTTTCGCTTCTGCGCCCTGTGCTGGATACCTACCATGTGCGCGCCGTATATATTGGCGGTGGAACGCCGACCGCTCTTGACGATCCCGCGTTTGCAAAGCTGCTGCGTGCAGTAAGGGAACATTTTCCGAATCCACGGGAATTTACGGTGGAGGCAGGCCGTCCGGATACGATCACAAAGGAAAAGCTGGATATGATAAAAAATGCGGGAGCGGGCCGTATCAGTATCAACGCGCAGACAACGAATGACGATACGCTGTTGCGGATCGGACGTAGGCACAGCGCCGAAGAGTTTTTCCGCGCGTTTGAGCTTGCAAAAACATATGGTTTTGACAGCATCAATACGGATATTATTCTTGGCCTACCCTTAGAAACGCCGGAAGATACGCTGCGTACGCTGGCGGATGTGACACGGTTTGAACCGGAAAACGTGACGGTACACACGCTGGCGCTAAAAAACGCTTCGGATTTTGCATTGGAAAACCAGGATTTATTGGATAGCCGAATGGTTACGGAAATGGTAGAGCAATCGCAGCACTTTTTGAGCGAAGCGGGATATTTGCCCTATTATCTCTACCGCCAGAAATACATGAGCGGCAACATGGAAAATGTCGGGTTTTCAAAGCAGGGAAAAGAGTCCGTCTATAATATCGACATTATGGAAGAAACGGTAAGTGTAATGGCGTTTGGTGCCGGCGGAATATCAAAAAAGCTGTACCCGCAGGAAAATCTTTTAAAGCGCGCGGCCAACGTCAAGGATATTCCCAATTACATCGAGCGCACATGCGAGATGGCGGAGCGGAAAAAAGAGCTGTTTTAA
- the secF gene encoding protein-export membrane protein SecF encodes MFTKNFKWFVLIPIVIIIVGILFGALNGGLNLGVDFTGGNITTIEFGGEFDTNVVKQALDDNGMGDSPIVQTGDNYTQAQIRMRLMADETQQADVNSAIIAQIQQTYPDATIASVDRVGGVTSSELIRNAFLAVAIACGLMLIYIWIRFELFNGISAVITLAHDVVIMIAIVCILRIQINSAFIAACLTIIGYSINNTIVVFDRVRDNLKTMGLKQHTRSEIANKSIKETLTRTINTSVTTLIMILALYIFGVETIKEFAFPIIVGLLAGVYSSVLISAPLWALMADKFDKKKQKQGKSGAKKKTQKKTNKKTVKA; translated from the coding sequence GTGTTTACAAAAAACTTTAAATGGTTTGTGCTTATCCCAATCGTCATCATCATCGTCGGCATTCTCTTTGGTGCTCTTAACGGCGGGCTTAACCTCGGCGTTGATTTTACGGGCGGTAACATTACAACGATCGAGTTCGGCGGAGAGTTTGATACGAATGTTGTAAAACAGGCGCTTGACGATAACGGCATGGGGGATTCGCCGATTGTGCAGACAGGCGATAATTATACGCAGGCGCAGATCCGCATGCGGCTTATGGCGGACGAAACGCAACAGGCGGATGTGAACTCGGCTATTATTGCGCAAATACAACAAACCTATCCCGATGCAACGATCGCTTCTGTCGACCGTGTGGGCGGTGTTACCAGCAGCGAGCTGATACGGAACGCGTTTTTGGCGGTGGCGATAGCCTGCGGACTGATGCTCATTTATATTTGGATTCGGTTTGAGCTATTCAACGGAATCAGCGCCGTTATCACGCTGGCGCACGATGTGGTAATCATGATCGCGATCGTGTGTATCCTGCGCATACAGATCAACAGCGCGTTTATTGCGGCGTGCCTGACGATTATCGGATATTCGATCAATAATACGATCGTTGTGTTTGACAGAGTCAGGGATAACCTCAAGACGATGGGCTTAAAGCAGCATACGCGCAGCGAGATTGCCAATAAGAGTATCAAAGAGACCCTTACGCGAACAATCAATACTTCTGTGACGACGCTGATTATGATTCTCGCGCTTTATATTTTCGGCGTGGAAACAATCAAGGAATTTGCTTTCCCGATTATTGTCGGACTGCTGGCGGGCGTATATTCGTCCGTATTGATTTCGGCTCCACTGTGGGCGCTGATGGCGGATAAGTTTGATAAGAAGAAACAGAAGCAAGGCAAGAGCGGGGCGAAGAAAAAGACACAGAAGAAGACGAACAAAAAGACGGTAAAAGCATGA
- the relA gene encoding GTP pyrophosphokinase, with protein sequence MSDYYKDFLRRHKLEYDAEVEKAFKIAEQAHEGQFRHSGEPFFTHPLAVADIVADLGLDNTTIIATILHDAVEDTALTTEDIGREFNPEIAKLVDGVTKLKNYDFKTREEQQWESLRKMFLAMASDIRVVIIKLADRLHNMRTLKYQSENKQIEKATETLEIYAPLAHRLGISAIKWELEDLSLKFLHPDEYFEIANKIASTRLEREKQINSVIAKLEDKLVEMKIKAEIEGRPKHIYSIYKKMKNKNKVFEEVYDLIAIRIIVSSVKDCYGVLGLVHTMWKPIPLRFKDYIAVPKQNMYQSLHTTLLGDDGKPFEVQIRTYDMHRTAEYGIAAHWKYKEGSKGGNDIDAKLSWLRELMEWQNDMKDSREFMETLKVDIFADNVFVFTPKGDVKDFVNGSTPLDFAYSIHSAIGNKCVGAKANGKLVPLDYQMRTGDIIEILTSNTATPSRDWLKFVKTTQARSKIKQWFKKQLKEENIIKGREMLEKEAKRQGYQLHELLNNDWLSVLYKRFTLNSQDDMFAAVGYGSITVNQILLKLIEQYKIANKIDTGSDELKIVKRTGKGSEDDITVKGSTGLAVRFAKCCNPVPGDDIIGYITRGRGVCVHTRDCKNLKEMSVDKDRLIDVAWAADQTASYNVEVQIIASDRPGLMVEISQAMYNANRDITAINAHSAKNGMANISLRSNITSVDDLNDLINKLKNLKGVKDVFRVNY encoded by the coding sequence GTGTCGGACTATTATAAGGATTTTTTAAGACGGCATAAATTAGAATACGATGCGGAAGTGGAGAAAGCGTTTAAGATAGCGGAACAGGCGCACGAAGGGCAGTTCCGGCATTCTGGCGAGCCTTTTTTTACACATCCCCTTGCTGTTGCGGATATTGTTGCCGACCTTGGCCTTGACAATACGACGATTATCGCCACAATCCTACACGATGCGGTGGAAGACACAGCGCTGACGACGGAGGATATTGGCAGGGAATTCAATCCCGAAATCGCCAAGCTTGTGGACGGCGTGACTAAGCTTAAAAACTATGATTTCAAAACACGCGAGGAGCAGCAGTGGGAAAGCCTGCGCAAGATGTTCCTGGCAATGGCCTCGGATATTCGCGTCGTTATTATCAAGCTGGCGGACAGGCTGCACAATATGCGCACGCTCAAATACCAGTCGGAAAACAAGCAGATCGAAAAAGCGACGGAGACGCTGGAAATTTATGCGCCGCTTGCACATCGCCTGGGTATCAGCGCCATTAAATGGGAGCTTGAGGACTTATCGCTGAAATTTTTGCATCCGGACGAATATTTTGAGATCGCCAATAAGATTGCCTCGACGCGGCTGGAGCGGGAAAAACAGATTAATTCCGTTATTGCCAAGCTGGAAGACAAGCTTGTGGAAATGAAAATCAAGGCAGAGATTGAGGGCCGCCCCAAGCATATTTACAGCATATACAAAAAAATGAAGAATAAAAACAAGGTCTTTGAAGAGGTGTACGATCTGATCGCGATACGCATTATCGTTTCCAGCGTCAAAGACTGTTATGGCGTACTTGGGCTGGTACACACCATGTGGAAGCCCATACCGCTGCGTTTTAAGGATTATATTGCTGTTCCTAAGCAAAACATGTACCAGTCGCTGCATACGACGCTTTTAGGGGACGACGGAAAGCCGTTTGAGGTGCAGATCAGGACATATGATATGCACCGTACGGCAGAATATGGTATTGCCGCGCACTGGAAGTATAAGGAAGGAAGTAAAGGCGGAAACGATATTGACGCCAAGCTTTCGTGGCTGCGGGAGCTGATGGAATGGCAAAACGACATGAAAGACTCCCGGGAATTTATGGAGACCCTGAAAGTCGATATTTTTGCGGACAACGTATTTGTTTTTACGCCCAAAGGAGACGTTAAGGATTTTGTCAACGGATCGACGCCGCTTGATTTTGCCTACAGCATTCATAGCGCGATCGGCAATAAGTGTGTGGGGGCAAAGGCCAACGGAAAGCTGGTGCCGCTCGATTACCAGATGCGCACAGGCGACATTATCGAGATACTGACATCCAATACGGCTACGCCCAGTCGGGATTGGCTGAAATTTGTCAAGACGACGCAGGCGCGCAGTAAGATCAAGCAGTGGTTTAAAAAGCAGCTCAAGGAAGAAAATATCATCAAGGGCCGCGAGATGTTGGAAAAGGAAGCGAAGCGGCAGGGATACCAGTTGCATGAGCTTCTCAATAACGACTGGCTGAGCGTTCTTTATAAACGGTTTACCCTGAATTCACAGGACGATATGTTTGCGGCGGTCGGATACGGTTCTATAACGGTCAACCAAATACTGTTAAAGTTGATTGAGCAGTATAAAATCGCCAATAAAATCGATACGGGCAGCGATGAACTGAAAATCGTCAAGAGAACGGGAAAAGGCTCGGAGGACGATATTACGGTCAAGGGCAGTACGGGACTTGCCGTACGCTTTGCAAAATGCTGTAATCCGGTACCGGGGGACGATATTATCGGATATATTACGCGCGGACGCGGCGTATGCGTGCATACGCGGGATTGTAAGAACCTTAAGGAAATGAGCGTTGACAAGGACAGGCTGATCGATGTGGCATGGGCGGCCGACCAGACCGCGAGTTATAATGTGGAAGTACAGATCATAGCAAGCGACCGTCCAGGACTGATGGTAGAAATATCGCAGGCCATGTATAACGCGAACAGGGATATAACGGCGATCAACGCGCATTCCGCTAAAAACGGGATGGCCAATATCTCGCTGCGGTCAAACATCACTTCCGTGGACGACCTGAATGATCTGATCAATAAGCTGAAAAACCTAAAAGGAGTGAAAGACGTGTTCCGCGTCAATTATTAA
- the dtd gene encoding D-aminoacyl-tRNA deacylase — MRAVVQRVKNASVTVDGNTISSIGTGLLVLVGISANDIRADMEYIADKCIHLRIFEDERDVMNLSLEDIEGELLLVSQFTLYGDARKGRRPSYIHAAPPDLARDMFLECVEVFRQRWPKIQTGQFQAMMDVALVNDGPVTILLDSKKEF; from the coding sequence ATGAGAGCTGTTGTACAGAGGGTAAAAAATGCTTCCGTCACCGTGGATGGCAATACCATAAGCAGCATTGGCACGGGGCTTTTGGTATTGGTTGGGATCAGCGCCAACGATATTCGCGCCGATATGGAGTATATTGCGGATAAGTGTATCCATCTGCGGATCTTTGAGGACGAAAGGGATGTGATGAACCTGTCTCTTGAGGATATTGAGGGAGAGCTTTTACTGGTTTCGCAGTTTACGCTCTACGGAGATGCGCGCAAGGGAAGAAGACCAAGTTATATCCATGCCGCGCCGCCGGATCTTGCGCGGGATATGTTTTTGGAATGTGTGGAAGTGTTCCGGCAAAGGTGGCCGAAGATACAGACAGGTCAGTTTCAGGCAATGATGGATGTGGCGCTTGTAAACGACGGGCCGGTGACGATCCTGCTGGACAGTAAAAAGGAATTTTAA
- the secD gene encoding protein translocase subunit SecD — MKKRSVVGIIVTFVLIALLCLFVVNGFSAGIYDVKPLSGIQQGLDLTGGVYVVYQADDTSVENFDQKMDGAMLVLRQRLDAKGYTEATITKQGTDKIRVEIPINESSEVKDPNEVSKFIGTPAKLAFVDPDGNTILEGEQIKSAGVTNDPKNSLKYAVSFELNEDGATAFSEATKKFVGKNISITLDGETISSPTVEQQIAGGSGIITGATGFEYDDANNLALQIESGALPLDLNEIEVRSMSATLGVGALQNSIMAGLVGLAILFIFMLIIYRLPGLVACMALVVYVCFVMLLLGSVPGVQLTLPGIAGIILGIGMAVDANVIIFERFKEEFRTGKTLRTSVDAGFKKAFITILDSNITTLICAIVLAVFGTGTLKSFAYTLIISIIVSMISALLITRGILKMFVNLNIKNPNVFMAKAKQIRAEAKAKRERGMA, encoded by the coding sequence ATGAAGAAGCGAAGCGTAGTTGGCATTATCGTTACATTTGTTTTAATTGCTTTGCTGTGCCTTTTTGTTGTCAATGGGTTTTCTGCCGGAATTTATGATGTGAAGCCCCTAAGCGGCATTCAGCAGGGCCTTGACCTGACGGGCGGCGTGTATGTCGTGTATCAGGCGGATGATACATCAGTAGAGAACTTCGATCAAAAAATGGATGGGGCGATGCTTGTGCTAAGGCAGCGTCTTGATGCGAAGGGATATACGGAAGCGACGATTACCAAGCAGGGAACAGATAAGATCAGGGTAGAAATTCCGATCAATGAAAGCAGTGAGGTAAAAGATCCGAACGAAGTATCAAAGTTCATCGGAACGCCAGCCAAGCTGGCTTTCGTGGATCCGGACGGAAATACGATACTCGAGGGAGAACAGATCAAGAGCGCAGGCGTAACAAATGATCCTAAAAACAGCTTGAAATATGCGGTTTCTTTTGAATTGAACGAAGATGGGGCAACCGCTTTTTCTGAGGCGACAAAAAAGTTTGTTGGAAAGAATATTTCCATTACGCTCGATGGCGAAACCATTTCCTCGCCGACAGTAGAGCAGCAGATTGCCGGAGGCTCAGGTATTATTACTGGGGCGACAGGATTTGAATACGACGATGCAAACAACCTTGCGTTACAGATCGAAAGTGGCGCCCTGCCGCTTGATTTGAACGAGATAGAAGTACGCTCGATGAGCGCGACGCTGGGCGTGGGTGCATTGCAGAACAGTATCATGGCGGGACTGGTCGGTCTTGCGATCCTGTTTATCTTCATGCTGATCATCTACCGTTTGCCAGGGCTTGTAGCCTGTATGGCGCTGGTGGTTTACGTGTGCTTTGTCATGCTGCTGCTGGGCAGCGTGCCGGGGGTACAGCTAACCTTGCCGGGTATAGCCGGTATCATTCTTGGTATCGGTATGGCGGTCGACGCCAATGTCATTATTTTCGAACGCTTCAAGGAAGAGTTCCGAACAGGGAAAACACTGCGAACATCGGTTGACGCGGGATTCAAGAAAGCGTTTATTACGATCCTTGACTCCAACATTACGACGCTTATCTGCGCGATCGTTTTGGCGGTCTTTGGAACGGGAACGCTCAAGAGCTTCGCTTATACGCTCATCATCAGTATCATTGTCTCCATGATTTCTGCGCTTCTCATCACAAGAGGCATACTGAAGATGTTTGTGAACCTGAATATTAAAAATCCGAATGTATTTATGGCCAAGGCAAAGCAGATCAGGGCCGAAGCCAAGGCGAAAAGGGAAAGGGGGATGGCATAG